From the Anguilla rostrata isolate EN2019 chromosome 5, ASM1855537v3, whole genome shotgun sequence genome, the window GTGGATAGCAGAAATGCGTGGAGTTACACAGACGTTGCTCTGAGAAGCAATTGACAAAAAAACGCAAATTGGCATGAACTGACATTTCAGAGTAGCTGTGCATCATCCACATGCATACTGTTGATCAAATAACGTCACCCATCTGAAGTTGTCTTGTTAAGCGATTATGGCCACTGTGCCTTGTGCAGTTCCCAAAGTCTTcctccctctcgtgcaaacAAGGGCTTTTTATGTTTGCAATTGAAAATGGTTAAGTAGCAGGCCAGAACAGTTCCGGAAGGAAATGACTTCAGGGTGATAATCATGCAGTGATGCATTGCATACCTCAGACAACTGCTCTCCACATGTGCAAACTCATGTTATCTAGACTGGAGAGCCCTTGTCTGGGCTCTCGGAATGTTTCCTTGTATGGTCTGTCCAGTTCTGCCGTTTAACCTCAGCCTTTCCTATGTTTAAATGGAAAGTGCTGAGTGGTATGAACAGGAGAGGAAGCTTTAGACTGATTGAAATGGGAAGGATGCATGATGCTTCAATAGAATGTGAGGCTCCGATTGGACAGAAGAGGATGCTTAGTTGTGATTGGACAGAAGAGAATGCAAAGCTGTCATTGGACTGGAGAGGGTGTGAGGTTCTGATTGGACAGGGGAAGGTGTGAGgttctgattggacaggagAAGGTGTGAGGTTCTGATTGGACAGTAGAGGTGCTCTGAGAGGAACTTCATAGCAGTGTAAAGCACAAAGTTGCCATTCTTCTGAAAGGCCTCATTCTGATTGTCTGCTGGTTCTTAAGAGTTGTCATTGGACAGAAGGGGATGCAAGGCTCTCATTGGATAGGTGATGGTGTAAGGCTTTGACTGGATAGGAGAGGGTTTGAGCTACTGATTGGACTGTAGATGACGCTTAGTTCTGATTGGACAGTAGAGGGTCCACAAGCAAAAAGTGTCAACTGTGTAAAGCACAAAGTTGCCACTCATCTGAAAGGCCTATTTCTGATGGTCTGCTTGTCCTAAAGAGTCACATGGTGAATAGGGGGCGTGGCATAAATTCCTGCATTGATCTGTGAGGGAGGGTTTCACTCATGGGACTGTCCTTGTCTCATGGTGCAAGAGCGACTAAGTAAACTCCTCCTGTTCAATGAACTCAGCTGGAGAACTGTGGACTGAAAAGCAGCTCTGGGAGCTGAAGGTGTCTTGGAAGAGAGGGTGCGTTTGCCCTGCTGTCCCCAAAATTTACGGAAGACATGATGAAAAGGGCCCGTGAATACATCTGGCCATTCTAAATTCCTCTGTGACTAACACTGTAGTGAATATGAGGAGTAACTGCAGGTGTTAGGATTCCTTTAAGCAATGgtagaaagtccaggggtcCGAAAGTAAAAGCCCTGCCATGTCTTTCTTCCACTCAtcaactcagccagctgatttcactaattatttctacctcctggctgaaaaattgtgctaattagcaaattcaggtgattggaacaataCTGGAGAGGCATTTACTTGTATTTTTCACCCCTGCCTTTAAGCAGAactatacatgtatgtatggcAGAACGgtactgaattttatttatttatttaacctttatttaaccagataaCAGTGACtgagaacaaattctcatttacaacactGACCTGGCAAAAGAGCAGGTATACTGTACATAGATCGTCTTTACACATCCAAAATAGATCCAAAATCATATcttatatctttttttcttcaaaaaatgtttttttggggagagTTTGGTTATTTTGGATTGagttttgtttgtgaattccCCACACGCAATTAATTCAGCTTAAGTTTTAGCTCAAGTCAAATTCAGCTGATATTTATGAACTTTCCCTTTGGCCTTTCCATTTAAGTCCCAATTTTCATCCAAATGTGTAACACACATgtagatgcacacacacttgcttatacatgtatatacacacacactcacacacagtaggCAGCATAGCCCCACTGCAGGTGTTGATTCTTCTGTTTTCCTCACAGGTGGATGAAGGTGGGCCAAAGAGGTTCTCCCAGAGCATCTGGACGTCGTTCTTGAAGTCGCGGTTGGTGTGTAGGATTCAGGGCTTGTACTTCAACCATCTCCAGGATGTGTTCGTCCAACCCGCTGATGACTGGCGGGCTAGCCGGGTCTATGCCCTCTTCACCAGCAGCTGGTAATGGCAGATTCGTCTTGCGTGGCACACTGTCAAACGCAACTGCAAAGCGCCTTGTGCGCTACGCCTCGCAACCGCAACACCTTACCTTACCAACGCGCTTCTCTCATGACAGGAATGCCTCGGCCGTTTGCGTCTATTCCCTGGACAAGATCGAGGCTGTCTTTGAGGGGTCCTCTTTTAGGGGATGGAGTAAAGAGATTCCAAATCCAAGGCCTGGAGCAGTGAGTCTGAGAAGCTCCCCAgcttatttatgatttatgatttatgattctctctgctttcttttccttctgGAATGTTGTTTTGTCTCAGTTACATTGCTGAAAAATATGGAAGGCGGGTAAAGAGAAGCCACGCAAACAGGATATTTCAATAGAACATACcacataatataattaaattagtttttttagtACTGCTGAAAAAGGGGTGGACATTGGGTAAAATGAGTGTGGTTGTTTTCTCAACAGTAGGGAGTGATAGGGAATTGCATTCCACATTACAGAACAAAGCCATTGTAAAAATTGATATACAGCTGGTATGTGCAAGTCAGGCTTCTGAATACACAGCTGATACATGTGAGTTAGGCTTCTGAATACACAGCtgatacatattacattacattacaggcatttagcagacgctcttatccagagcgacttacagaacttttacaaagcattttttacattgtatccatttatacagctggatatatgctgaagcaatgcaggttaagtaccttgctcaagggtacaacggcagtgtccttacccgggaatcgaacctcgaacctttcggttacaagtctagttccttacccactgtgctacactccgtcctactcATATGAGTTGGGtttctgaaaacacagctgATACATGTGAGTTAGAGATGCTCCACTGTCATATTGCATTTCAGTGCCATGGGGTTGCCTGTCAAAGGGTCTGCATGTAAAAATGAGCTGTTTGTTGACAAAACATatcaatattaatttttaatattgcCAAAagataaaatttgatttaaagttGGCCTTAttgcatatcagaaaaaaagagtTACTTTGGGAATAAGTGTGTAACAACATAGTAACTAGTTTTGAACATGAATTCAGTTGAAGGGATGAGAGATTTTAACTACTAGCATTCTTTGTTATAATTGTGTATCACGTTTGTCGTTGCAAAATTATCTGTTCATGTTgagctgctttcttggccagttCTCGCTGGTAAAATAGATTCTAATGCTAATGTGCAATTTTGCAGTAGTGTGACCACACATATTGTCCAATGTCTGATCCTTGTTAAGTTACTATGTGTGCGTTAGGGCGTGGTTGTTACTTCTCTATGAAGTGGTTACGGATTTGCTGCGATGATATGAGGTGGAgatgaatattcatgtttttaacagGAAGGGTAAAAGTTTGGCGTCATGGAAAATGTAGTTCCTGGCCTGGAGGGGTCTTTTGTTAACAGTCAGAGGTTCATGTAGAAGCCACAGTGTTTTCACAGTGTCCTTATGCCTTTTCACTGTGGTTTGGGGGTTTAATTGTTTGATGTGGAATAGCGGCGTCATTTGTCTTATGTGCCACGCAGAAGATGAATGTGGTCAGAACAATGTGCTTGAACTCACTACAGTActctttttgttcttctcaAGGAAAACAGCGCAGCTAGAGGGTGCGGGGGCGAGGAAGCAAGAATTTTCAAGCTATGCATATTTATCagatttgttttaaacatttgtttccCATTGTGGGGCTGTAAATACCCAGTTCTCATCCTGATTTGGAATGTAAAAATGACGTGCACCTGAAGCTGCATTCATGCTCAGATTCAACTGCCGATATAAGAGAGTGTAGACATCTGCCGTTCTCCTCAACCAATAGGAGTTGTTAGATAGCAACGAATCACGGACCCCTAACCAGCTGAGCTCTCCCAATTGCGAATCAGCCTGTGGAGCAACCGGAAAATCGTCACAGTTTTCATGGTCTGGATTCGACACAAGACCATAGGGCTCATCCAagcaccacagtgtggtgcctttACCGAatgaaccacccagcagccctcctCATATGTTTTAGTAGGTGTAGCATGGACATCCTGTGTTTGATGTTTGAGTTTTTTGTTACCATTACAGCTGCAATGATAAGCTTCAGATTAGATTGGTGCATTTGTCATAGTTATTTCAACCAGGCAGACTTCCAAATCTTGAAAAGAGgttcatttcacaaaaagatTAGAGTCATAGCTACAGCCTGGGTTTGGCACAAGACCCAGCTTTGGCTGAGTGTGGGAGGACCAGCAGCTACAGGGAagctgtaaaaatgtgaaaacacacagGTGTGACAGTGTAACACAGGAacactctacagcctgacagtaCTATGTAAGACATCCGGTGTTAATTCCACTCTAACAGAGTTTAGGCCATAATGGACTCGTATAAACTTTAAAAGAGTCGACTTAACgcaacattttactgcatagaAGGTACTGGAAATTACACGTACAGTGCTGACACCTTTTACTCTAGGTGTTGAGAAGTGCTTGAAATAGGTGTATGAAATATGTCTgtgatgccaatatgtctgctggccacacattcccttttaatttatcattattacaatacagttggtacaatggtagaatagtgatcgggagtgagagattgggagCCACCCGagtcaacagacgtgctaattcaatcacagCAGGACGGCCAATGCACTACGGCCTGATTGATAGGTGTCACAAAACGGACTACATCCTTCCTagtatgtgtattcaacactCCAGATCAAAGCTcggaaaacaaataagaagcagccaCTGGAAAGGTTAGTGATTCAGTCGGACTCTCCTGAATCCAAAGTGTCATTCGTGCGCGttgtcactgccggtattgaaaataaactttgcgtattttcatcacgttcgagagaCGCCCTTTTTTCCTTACGTAGCGTTGTTCTAAGGTAAGGTCTGACTCTGACCTTCTGTGTGTACGCTGTTCCAGTGTGTCGCGAACAGTAAGGGCGTTCCCGTGGAAACCCTCCGAATCGTAAAGGACCACCCTGAAATGAGCGACTGGGTCTGGCCGCTTCACCAGGCTCCTTTCTACGTCAGCGACAACGCCTACGCCAAGATCGCCGTGGATGACGTCACCGCTGTCGACGGCCGCCCTCATAACGTGCTGTTCCTCGCCACCGGTGTGTCCTCTCGCCCCTTtcgctgagtgtgtgatatcaGGCTTCAGTGCGGTGCAGTGGTGATTCACTGTAACCGATTGGAGTGATGGGGTTGTTTCAGTACAGCTCACAGTTGGGCAGCTCACACGTATGAATGGGCATCATGTGAATGTAGCTCAGTGGGTTTCCCCATAGCATTTCAGGTCGTCATAGAATTTCACAGTGGCAGTCTAAGGAGGAAGGGAATCAAAAGCTAATATGAACCATATGGGAGGAAAAACTGGAAAGCTATTCCCTCTTAAAAGTTGATTGAACTGAACTCAGCCAATGACGAACCAAATTTAATATAACATTAATATCATAATCACGTCCTACATTCAAAAATTCTTGCGATGGATTGGCAAACTGTCCAAGTgcgtattcctgcctttcacccaatgcatgctggggcAGTTTTAAGGAAGAGAAATAGCCCATGTCCTCTTCTGCAGGGCACTAGGACCAGCTGCTGAATGTGAGTCAGCCAGCAGTCTACATACTCATGTCAGTGTAGCAAAGAAAGGGAAGTTGAAGCTATATCTCTCGTAAACGACATGCTGTCAGTTCATGTTTCTATATATAAAGTGTCAGCTTAAagatatttttatgatttttaaatggatcTTGGAAAACAAAACTGTTAACTGCTGTTAAATATGGAGGGCCAGTCACACTTAATTGTAGTTAAGCACTTTAATTACTTCTTAGGCATGACAAATTAATCTTAGCTGATTCGTTGTAAAGCTTAGTTGATAGCAggctttgttttggtttaacTTTAAAGATGATTTGTTACTCAtcaaacatttgtttgttttaatttaatatttttgtgtgcaaaaataaaaaatgagaagtCAATGGTCAGTCCTTTCTTTTTTAGTCTGCACTGCAGATGTACTACAGGCTGATTGTAAACTGATGTGGGTTTTGTTTCAAGCAATAGGAGATTGTTTGTGTTGATTTCAAAGATGATTTTACAATCCCTGCAGACAAAGGAATAATCCACAAAATCCTGGAGGACAACTTCACACCCTTTGTCATCTCTGAGATTCGCCTTTTCAACCACTCTGCTCCTGTTCAATCCATGAAGCTCCTCTCCAACAAGGTCAGCTACCTTTTCAGTGCACAAAACTGAACTCAGACAGTCAGCTAACTTTACCGTGCACAAAACTCTTAGGCAAATTCAGCTACCTCTTGCAGTTCACATAACCCCTTTTCAGCTACCATTACTGTGCACAAAACTCCTCTTCAGTAAGGTTAGCAACCTTATCAGTGCACAAAATTCCCCTGCAATAATATCAGTCTTGCACCTGGATATAAGGATTGAATGAATGCACAAAATGTCTGCTATCATATCAATGACGTCCTAAATTTCAGTAATATTCTCTTTGACAACTACGTTGCTGGAAACCACCAAAAATTCTTCCTGTTCAGCACAAGTCCCCAGCACATAGGAAACTGGGGCTTCAGTGTGGCATCtggatgttttgttatttttgagtGCTGCTGAAAAGCCTGTGCCTGTTGGGGAACCAGCTGGATAGAATTTCTCAGAAGGCAGGCAGCTGTTCGTGTGTAGCTGTTTCGCTTTTATCTTTGCAGAGCAAGCTGTTGATTGCTGACGCTCTCtgtgcctgttttgtttttatctgcGGGCAGGGCAAGCTCTTGGTCGGCTTCAGGGATCAGGTTGCCCAGCTGGACCTGCGGGGTTGCCGGGGTTACGGCGCCTCCTGTGCCGACTGCGTTTTGGCCCGTGACCCGTACTGCGCTTGGAGCGGTTCAGCGTGTGCTCCTACAGTGCGGTAAGTGAAAGTTCTAATGAACCGTTCTAATGaaagcagacacacactgaggctGAAGCTCTGGTTGTGTGCAGTATTCGAATTACGGATGGAattgggggggtctgacccccctaattaagacttgtacccccccaaaagaggtaaaaacaacagattggaccaaccctagtgacgccaatgatgggaaatatattgtaatatttaccattacaggtaagaaggatatataaatgtttcgacATCCctgacctgttgtttttacctcttttgggggggtccaagtcttaattatgggggtcagacccccccaatTCCACCCGTAATTCGAAcactggttgtgtgtgtgttagtgtgtgcgtgcgcatgtgtataCTGTGCAGCTCAAAAGTCTCCGCAAataaagatttttgtttttgtcaatgGAAAACTCCTCTGGCCACACATTTGATTCGCTATTTAGAAATGTAAGGTGCTAATCAAACCTCATAATCTAGGGTGAAGcacccccttccaaaaaaaggGGTTACAAAaccaggattgagaaccactgtcttgtCAAAATAGGCTGATGAAAGTGGcttttctctctcagtgtttTTTCCCACAATGAAAATGTGCCCGTTTTGCGTTTTTGCCCTTAGGGGAGCCATTCAAAACATTGATGAGGGCACCGTCGATGTTTGTCACCAGAGCGGAACAGGTAAAGTCGGTTGGGAAATTATATCCGTGATGTAGTTATCATACGATTCAGGAGCCTCTCTTCAGTGGAGGGAAAACTCCGAAAGCCTCCAGCCAGTGGTCACAGGTTCTgcgtccctcctcctcccccaccgcccccaagCTGTGGGCCGGTCAAATCAAGTGCAAATCAAGTGCATTCGTGCTGTGCATTTCGCAGAACAGCTGTCACACTGCGCATCACAGCACCCCCTGGGCCTTTTGCCTAGGGTGGcaatggcaaggaaaaactccccgGGAGGGCAAACCGAAAGAACGTTTGCGTGTAATATGATTTAATGGGGGTAGCCCATCCTCTTTTGGCTGGCTGAGGGTGTCAGTTTATGGCTGCCAACGCGGtctgtcattaaatgtaaagaTGCGGTGGGGTTCTCCTGCCCTTGTTGGCATGTCAGCCTTCCGGCACTTTCCGAGCCATCGCCAAATTTGGGGCTTGTGTCATACTCAGACTGTAACCGCACCTGTtgatttttgttaaataaaccCTTTTTAACGATTTGGACTTTTGTATGGTTGAAATATAGTTATCATAAATTTGACACTCAAATCATAAATTTATTAAACTACAATTACAGCTATTCAAGAAGGGGTAATGGTGACTGTAAAAACTTAGGCTCATCACAAGAGTTAAGTCTTATAAATGTGCCAGTCTAATTTGAAAAGCTGTAAGTGTAACTGTTGTAACTGTTTCtatgaatgattaaaatgtatgtatgcaccATTCATAAATATCAGTCAGTATGACTTCTGTTGAAAGCGCATGTCAAGTATCACATGAACAAAAAGACCTTGTGGACCACATAACACACTGTGACAGAATATTTACATTATGATAAGAGTATGGAGACATTATGGCCTATTTTGAATGTGCCCAGTATGGTTCatgaagtacagtacagtgcactgTGTCCCTAAGCtgcaataaaatacaacattgaAAGCAACCAGattagaaaatgaaatatgtatatagCTGCTGCAACATAAAAATGATACCACATACATATTCTTGAAGGCCCAATGTGCTGCCAGGCAAGTGACAGGCTCAGTTTATAGGAAAATGTTCATCTGATACACGGCTCAGTTTCACTCATAATATATATTTGGGATTTGACTAACAAAGACTAACAGAAAATACCCTGCATGGCAGAGATGATAAGGGGATGTATCCATGGTTAAGCACAGTGAGCTGGCACAGTCTAGGGTTACTGACTGGGAGGGTGTATGCTGACAGAGTGTAGGGTGTagggcagtggtctccaaccctggtcctggagagctacaggatctgctggtttttgttttcaccttaaaatcagcacccaattgagacccgaGACaacaggtgagttgagttaactgtgtaatcaactgctctaattgattcatgaagtgcagagtcactatgaaaaccagcagaccctgtagctctccaggaccagggctggaggCCACTGGTGTAGGGTGACTGGCTGGTGTATGATGTCTCTGTGTAGGGTGTAGGTTGACTGAGTAGTGAGACCACTTGATTACAGTCACACCCTTTCCTTGATGTCTTCCAGATCAGCAGTATCGCAGACAACCGTCACCTGACCCTGTAGTTTCCCACTCCCCGCCCATGGGCACGCCCTTTTACCTGTCCTGCCCCATACGGTCCCACCACGCCTCTTACACCTGGGAGCACGGCGGGCGGAGCAGCCCCTGCGTGACTGCGCAGACGCAGCTGCAGACGCAGTATGACTGCCTGCACCTCATCCCCGTTGTGAGGGAGGAGCACTACGGGACCTTCGAATGCATCTCCACGGAGCGGAACTACACCCAAGTCCTCCGGTCCTACCGGCTGCGCCCTCCCGTCGACAGCCGCGCGGCGAGGCCATCGCGACCCGCCGTCACCGCAGCCCTCGCGGGGCTGGCCCTGGTCCCCGCCCTCTGGCACTAAAATGAAGACTTAAATCCACAAAGCGTTCTTCACCAGCACTAGGAAATGCAGGAGCTTTTGCCCTGCTCTCTGTCTAAATGTAGCATTGTGTTAATGCTTGTATCTCAGGGACTGAGGGGTAGTGAGAGGATGAGATGGGGAGGTGGTGTCGGCCACCCTGCCCTCTGCAATAAGCAGGAAAGGGTTTAACATCCGAAAgtaaatatattgcaaataataATAGCTTTCAATTATCTAGCAGATGTCAGTCTCAAagcacttattattattattattattattattattattattatttttgcaactAATGATCATAATAGTCAGTTTCAAAacactgttattattatattgctattgtttttattattttattgttgttgttattattattatcattatttaatttaattatattattgaGATATTTATTTAGGCTTTGGCTTTCCTCTTTGGGCAAGTAGAATGAGCAACTGAAAATCATCCCTGACATCAAGCGTGTGTCTAAACAGACGGGTCATAAGTCAAAGAGAAACTAGAGCGTGCAGTACAGTGTGGTggtctcttcctctgtggttcATAACTGCTATCTCATTGACCACATGATTCACTGTGCATTAAAGTATTGAACTCAGTGTGAGGTTACCTCCTGAAGATGTGGATGTTCTGCTGGTGTGCCAGAGGCTCTCACTGGTGTATTGTGGTATTGAGTTTTTCATTGGTAGGAATTTTCTGGAGTTTGCATCACTTTCATGGTACTTTGGGCCTTTAACTGCAGCTGCTGACCTTCAATAATGACATGCGATGATTCTGACGAGCGTTGGCCGGCTGCAAAGCTTTTCCCGGTGTCAGAAGTGCTAATGTGTTTCTTCCTTGTCTCTTTCCTACACTGTCAGAAGaaagtgttcttttttgtttccataGAGGGAAAGTTCAAGggttcaagggttctttgttgggcaaaatggttcaatttGGGAGCTTTCACTCTTCTCACTCCTAACCAAGATGGTTCCATAAAGAAGTAAATTGGTTCCTCTAAGGAGGTaagccaaagaacccttttGTAGGGTAGAGATTGTAGATGCTGTAGCGTGTCTAGAAAGGGCTGTCAGAGTTTGAGGTCTTattttcttatgatcatattgttTCTAGCATGTGTTTGACAGTGTTATAGGCCAGGTATTAGCCATTGTGAGTTGCACAGTAGACTGAGTAGAGTAATGAATAATTAAGTGCACTTTAGTTTGTAGATTGTGTGGACAGGGAGAGGGTCATGAATTTCGTTTCTTAATGGCCTGTCTGGCTTACATCGAGACTGCAGAATGCAAGACATTTGAAGGGACTTTATGCCCAGCTCAGACTGAAAATTCGGTGGACTGCACAGTCCTTGTCCAAAatggtaattaaattaaatgattgcCATAAGTTTTGAGTAGGTTGTGAGTATCTCTTTAAACACCTGATTTAGGATTAGATTTTTTGGATCTCGGAGAGTCCAGCACCCTGTGACGTATGTTCTGAATCTCAGGAGATTCTCCTGAGATTCTAAAACCACTTTGTCAACTGAGTACTTTTTGATCTGAGCTGGCCTTTAGAATACAGTGGCCTTCAGAATCTCATGAGCATTGCTGCTAGTCAACacagaaatgttatttattcattatgttAGCACACACTCTTATCTTGTGTAGGTGTCCAAGCTATTATTTTATCTGTTGATACTGCTGAGCACTTTCTGGCATTATTCACCTGACATTCCTTATGTATGGTGCACTGGTGACTTTGTCCCCTACTGGGAGTTTCAAACCTTTGTATAAatagtatattttatatttacagtataaataAGTCTCATTCCTAAAGCACAATGAAGTGATTAGAATATCCAAATGTTACGTATTGTCCATTATAATCACCAAATAAGTTTGTCAGTATAGCAATATCAGATTGACCTTGTTACAAGGATACTGTCTTGATCAGTTCCAGAAATATCAATCCCCCATTGAGCATCAAAGCTAAGGGAAATAATTATGATTACAAAGGGAAACAATTTTATTAGTAATGTAGTTATttgactgtttatttatttaggtgaGCAAACAGCAGCTTAAAGAATTATTTGCGTTTCAGTGCTTAATTTTGCTTAAAGTAGTGAAGAATATTGAAATTTAGTTCATGTACTGTTTATTTCTATTAGTGAGTGAACCTCAGCTTTAAGACTTCGTCCATACATTCcaatatttaattttcctttCATAATGTTTATATGGGATTTTTTTCAACTTTATGCGTGGTAATGTTTTTCATATAATTGTTCAGCATTCCCCTTCATTGTGTATGCATCGGTGTCAACTGATGGTGCTTAGTGAGCTGATTTATGACAGTTCAGATatgtacttaaaaaaagagCCAAATATTAACATAAGAACATTTtggctgtgttttgttttgtattatatAACCCACTTTGGAATGATAAATGCCATTTGGGATGATGGAAATTGGAAAATAGATTTCCTTAAAATATAGACCAATATTGTTTTTAGTTTAAACTAGAACATGATAATTAGCAGTTGCAAATGATTCTAGATAATTCCCCAAATGAGTGTTTGAAAGAATGACTTGTTCGACGAACTCTGCATCTTATTTTCTAAACACATTGCACAAATGCAGTCAGAGCTGGATATTATTTTGGTTGAAGTTAACTAGTATTGTAAAAGCAATAAACACTGTTtcgtgtgaaaatattttccctctTCTTTTCATAATCATGTTGCTACTGTGAGTTTCACTGAGGTGTTGACTTGCTTTATTGTTAGCACACACTGTTTTAGTCTATTCATATTgctagcaataaaaaaaaaacaaaatcaagagCTGTTCAGAGTGAATACCTTATTACTGTACCATGCACATATTAAAgatttctgcttttattaagTCAATATTTTTGTCCATTCTGATATGTATTTGGTCCAAAATTTTGACTTAATTAAAGGAGAGGTCTTAAAACGTTTGTGGGAATATGTTGTGAACagactacacagtaaaatgtccagtgttaattcaactctgaacAGATCACTTGTGGAGACACACTCGCGCTTCAGCCAACTTCTTCAGAATCCCGGTGCTCTCAGTAATAGACATACAGATCAGCAAAGACACTCTGGGTAACTTCACTTAAAAGGACTAACCTGGAGACAGGCACTGGAGCACACGGatcttcttttaaatatttaatgtgcaaaCACGACCAACGTTTCGACGCTACTGTGTCTTCATCAAAACAGCAGTGACTTGGATGGAGACCAGGTAAATAGCCTCACCTAGACTTCACCTGAATTTCCTATCGGTTGTGAAGGTGCCCAGAGTGTCTTTGCTGATCTGAACAGATAATATTTGGTTCCAGTCTGGAATGTGGGACTGAACgttatctgttaagagctgaattagCACTCTtatagttgaattaacactgaacatttcactgtgtactTGCTTGCCTATGATgctgaatttaccttttgcaaGTTTCTTCAGTTAAAACCATCTGTGCAATTCCTAATTTGTTAGTGTAAATTGAATGGATTTGGCAGACAGGTGATGATGGTTTGTGCACCTAAACAGGAGTCACACAAGTAAACCATGGATGATTACCCCCCAGTATCAGCCACTTCCGCGAATTGAAACAAagcctcttttatttttaaagctgaaagGAGAG encodes:
- the LOC135254947 gene encoding semaphorin-7A-like, whose product is SVHRSSRQGSPKNYSLTPTSGQNCQVIPCENIITVIEQFEDSLFICGTNEYLPLCWKVHPRVGNLSSRVIQYRDGAGISPPVYTQNSLSLTVEGDLYAATALNRDGTSLQFRRKAGNRASVWMHDKWLTDPTFVSASWIRRREDPDQEKIYLFFREKNLDPNPDADPWISRIARVCKVDEGGPKRFSQSIWTSFLKSRLVCRIQGLYFNHLQDVFVQPADDWRASRVYALFTSSWNASAVCVYSLDKIEAVFEGSSFRGWSKEIPNPRPGACVANSKGVPVETLRIVKDHPEMSDWVWPLHQAPFYVSDNAYAKIAVDDVTAVDGRPHNVLFLATDKGIIHKILEDNFTPFVISEIRLFNHSAPVQSMKLLSNKGKLLVGFRDQVAQLDLRGCRGYGASCADCVLARDPYCAWSGSACAPTVRGAIQNIDEGTVDVCHQSGTDQQYRRQPSPDPVVSHSPPMGTPFYLSCPIRSHHASYTWEHGGRSSPCVTAQTQLQTQYDCLHLIPVVREEHYGTFECISTERNYTQVLRSYRLRPPVDSRAARPSRPAVTAALAGLALVPALWH